The Lactuca sativa cultivar Salinas chromosome 2, Lsat_Salinas_v11, whole genome shotgun sequence genome includes a window with the following:
- the LOC111882649 gene encoding uncharacterized protein LOC111882649 codes for MADVIDDVMGGVIENDTNCNEGNLDTDGRGVDVGFQKLLEEVQFKLYPGCSFSSLDFLAKLMHIKVINKWTDSSFDQLLELLQTAFPEGNKVPPSHYEAKKTLKKIGLGYESIHVCKNDYFLFWKEHELLQKCPVCNESRWVDENTKGKKVAHKVLRYFPVTPRLQRLYCSRHTTKDMIWHSTGQSKDGTMIHPVDGTSWKKFDMKYPDFSREPRNVHLGIAADGFNPFGNMCNPHNMWPVILTTYNLPPWLCMKESSFMLTLLIPDLKALGKDLDVFLWPLVDELKQLWSFGVRTKDAATNTFFNLKAMLLWTINDFPGRSSLSGWSGQRYKACPTCNEDTPSYRVSNKVIYIGHCRFLDADHPWRKSLDYNGKHETRGPPRKFSEEEIQAQHARLLFRPPGKVAAQRADIKRDREDFELNWSKKSIFFELEYWSSLELKHNFDLMHVEKNVGESLVGSSLMNDKSKDTSNDRADLTKLNIRKNLWLKKNGNKFHKPHPPYSFTKPDRIRFCKFIRNVKLPDGFGSNIGKKVNETNTNIIGLKSHDYHILMQRLLPIGVKALLGKGVYTPIIELFLHLPDEAISGGPVCMRWMYPFERYMKKLKNYVRNKARPEGSIVEGYVAEEALSFCSMYLEDVETRFNRLERNEDVIIEETKLWVFQSKCRPTSGRKMKNLSLEERKRLHWFVLDNCEEVRKYIAEFKSLHPESDEKIEFPKWFLHKVYDMQKQKSPEFNKELSDLSIGVHAHAFTYTASIVNGVRYMILMRDAQRSTQNSGVLTEGEHKQKYYGQLEEIIELHYPHKYSTVLFRCKWFDTAGVKSDNNFTSIDPQRELSSEDQLIFATQAKQVFYIQEPSPSDENDTQRWVVENVNHRRIWDLPMNDVDHDPIENVDNDSTDFVLSNASSNFTLSIDFSKYFQNSQSIEDDIEVDPPTSIINNVSDCETDYDEEDSDYDSDVSADTEVSGGEND; via the exons ATGGCCGATGTTATTGATGATGTTATGGGAGGTGTGATTGAAAATGATACCAACTGCAACGAAGGGAACCTAGATACAGACGGTAGAGGTGTTGATGTTGGATTTCAAAAGCTGTTAGAGGAAGTCCAATTCAAATTATATCCTGGATGTTCGTTTTCGTCCCTTGACTTTTTAGCAAAGCTGATGCATATCAAGGTGATCAACAAATGGACTGATAGTTCATTCGATCAGCTTCTTGAGTTGTTGCAAACTGCATTTCCTGAAGGAAATAAGGTCCCCCCGTCACATTACGAAGCAAAAAAGACACTTAAAAAGATCGGCTTAGGTTATGAGTCAATACACGTATGTAAAAATGACTACTTtcttttctggaaagaacacGAGTTGTTGCAAAAATGTCCAGTTTGTAATGAGAGTCGGTGGGTTGATGAAAATACAAAGGGTAAGAAGGTGGCTCATAAGGTTTTACGATACTTTCCTGTGACCCCCAGACTACAACGTTTGTACTGTTCAAGACACACAACTAAAGATATGATTTGGCATAGTACCGGACAATCCAAAGATGGTACGATGATTCATCCCGTTGATGGTACTTCATGGAAaaaatttgatatgaagtatcctGACTTCTCGAGGGAACCCCGAAACGTACACTTAGGGATTGCTGCTGATGGTTTTAATCCGTTTGGTAACATGTGTAATCCTCACAACATGTGGCCTGTCATACTCACCACTTACAATCTTCCACCATGGCTATGCATGAAAGAGTCATCTTTCATGTTGACCTTGTTGATTCCCGACCTTAAAGCACTCGGGAAGGACTTGGATGTGTTCCTTTGGCCGTTGGTGGATGAGTTGAAGCAGTTATGGAGTTTTGGAGTACGTACTAAAGATGCAGCGACAAATACATTCTTCAATTTGAAAGCGATGTTGTTATGGACAATAAACGACTTTCCCGGTCGTAGTAGTTTATCCGGTTGGAGCGGACAACGGTACAAAGCTTGTCCGACTTGCAACGAAGACACCCCGTCATACCGAGTATCAAATAAAGTCATATATATTGGTCATTGCCGGTTCTTAGATGCTGACCATCCATGGAGAAAAAGTTTGGACTATAATGGCAAACATGAGACAAGAGGTCCTCCAAGAAAGTTTAGTGAGGAAGAAATACAAGCGCAACACGCTCGTCTATTGTTTCGTCCACCGGGTAAAGTAGCTGCTCAACGAGCTGATATTAAGAGAGATCGTGAGGATTTCGAGTTGAATTGGTCCAAAAAGAGCATATTCTTTGAACTTGAGTATTGGTCTTCTCTAGAGCTGAAGCACAACTTCGATCTTATGCATGTTGAAAAAAATGTGGGTGAGAGTCTTGTGGGTAGTTCTCTGATGAATGATAAGTCTAAAGACACATCAAATGATCGGGCGGACTTGACAAAACTGAACATTCGGAAAAATCTATGGTTGAAAAAGAATGGAAACAAGTTCCATAAACCCCATCCACCTTACTCGTTCACGAAACCTGACCGCATTCGTTTTTGTAAGTTTATAAGAAATGTGAAACTGCCAGATGGGTTTGGATCTAACATCGGTAAGAAAGTGAATGAAACCAATACTAACATTATTGGGTTGAAATCTCATGATTATCACATTCTTATGCAACGTTTGTTACCCATTGGAGTTAAAGCTCTTTTGGGGAAAGGTGTTTATACACCAATAATAGAGCTTT TTTTGCATTTACCTGATGAAGCAATTTCTGGAGGCCCAGTATGTATGAGATGGATGTATCCCTTTGAAAGGtatatgaaaaaactaaaaaactatgtcAGAAACAAGGCGAGGCCGGAAGGTTCTATAGTTGAGGGTTATGTCGCTGAAGAGGCATTATCATTTTGTTCGATGTACCTTGAAGATGTTGAGACTCGATTCAATCGCCTTGAAAGAAACGAGGATGTTATCATAGAAGAAACAAAGTTATGGGTGTTTCAGTCTAAGTGTAGACCAACTAGCGGAAGGAAAATGAAAAATCTCAGTCTAGAGGAGAGAAAACGTCTACATTGGTTTGTGCTTGATAATTGTGAGGAAGTCAGAAAGTATATTGC TGAATTCAAATCATTACATCCTGAAAGTGATGAAAAAATCGAATTTCCTAAATGGTTCCTTCATAAGGTCTATGATATGCAAAAACAAAAATCTCcagagtttaataaggagttatcGGATCTTTCAATCGGTGTGCATGCGCATGCCTTTACTTACACCGCTAGCATAGTGAATGGTGTTAGGTATATGATACTTATGCGTGACGCTCAACGATCAACACAAAACTCGGGGGTTCTAACTGAGGGAGAGCATAAGCAGAAATATTATGGTCAGCTAGAAGAGATTATTGAGTTGCATTATCCTCATAAATATTCCACCGTACTTTTTCGTTGCAAGTGGTTCGATACTGCAGGAGTTAAATCTGATAATAATTTCACCAGTATCGACCCACAACGCGAATTGAGCAGTGAAGATCAACTCATATTTGCTACGCAAGCCAAGCAAGTATTTTACATCCAAGAACCTTCTCCAAGTGATGAAAATGACACCCAACGGTGGGTTGTTGAAAATGTTAATCATAGAAGAATTTGGGATCTACCGATGAATGATGTTGATCATGATCCCATTGAAAATGTCGACAATGATTCAACCGATTTCGTTCTTAGTAATGCTTCTTCTAATTTCACTCTCTCAATTGACTTTAGCAAGTACTTTCAAAATTCTCAATCAATTGAAGATGATATTGAAGTTGACCCACCGACGAGTATCATCAATAATGTGTCTGATTGCGAGACTGATTATGATGAGGAAGATTCTGATTATGATAGTGATGTATCGGCAGACACTGAAGTGTCTGGGGGCGAGaatgattaa